In Nitrobacteraceae bacterium AZCC 1564, the following proteins share a genomic window:
- a CDS encoding alkyl sulfatase BDS1-like metallo-beta-lactamase superfamily hydrolase (product_source=COG2015; cath_funfam=3.30.1050.10; cog=COG2015; pfam=PF00753,PF14863,PF14864; smart=SM00849; superfamily=55718,56281), with translation MRNGFFTKASILGVVSAGLIGGAAAQTQDLRRGATDATKQANSALLRQLPFNDNSDFDAANKGFLAALPSEAIKGSTGNAIWNPQQYGFIRDATAPDTVNPSLWRQSRLINISGLFEVTDGIYQVRNQDLSNMTIIEGSEGITIVDPLVSAETAKVALDLYRSKRGNKPVKAVIYTHSHVDHYGGVRGVTSEDDVQSGKVKVYAPEGFLEAAVAENVMAGTAMSRRASYMYGNLLKADPKGQVGAGLGTTTSAGTVTLIAPTNIIKETGQKEKIDGLTYEFLMAPGSEAPSEMMWFIEEKKAMEAAEDATHTLHNTYSLRGAKIREPLPWSKYLNQALVMWGDKVDVVFAQHHWPTWDNDKVVALLSSQRDLYRFINDQTLRMVNHGMTMREIADNFKMPDSLANVWANRGYYGSVYHDVAATYVLYLGWFDGNPATLHELSPVESSKKYVEFMGGADDVLKNAKTAYDKGEYRWVAQVVHHVVFADPSNQAAKNLEADALEQLGYQAESGPWRNFYLTGAQELRNGVAKLPTPNTASPDTVRAMSADLFFDYLGVRLNSEKAGNARAKLNFDFGQDGNYFVELENGVLNHTANMKSNNADATLTLSRDTLNKIILQQTKLDDAISSDAVKVSGDRAKLNELVSALDNFEFWFNIVTPNPMAQSGVTTGRGGTSR, from the coding sequence ATGAGGAACGGTTTTTTCACGAAAGCGTCAATCCTCGGAGTCGTTAGCGCGGGGTTGATTGGTGGTGCTGCGGCGCAGACGCAGGATTTGCGCAGAGGCGCAACTGACGCGACCAAGCAAGCGAATTCGGCCCTGCTTAGACAACTGCCCTTTAATGACAATTCCGATTTCGACGCTGCGAACAAAGGCTTCCTGGCCGCGTTGCCTTCCGAGGCAATCAAGGGGAGCACGGGCAACGCGATCTGGAATCCGCAGCAATACGGCTTCATCAGGGACGCGACCGCGCCCGATACAGTCAACCCGAGCCTATGGCGACAATCCCGGCTGATCAACATCTCTGGGTTGTTCGAGGTAACTGATGGTATCTATCAGGTCCGCAATCAAGACCTGTCCAACATGACGATCATCGAGGGCAGCGAGGGCATCACAATCGTTGACCCCCTCGTCTCGGCAGAGACGGCAAAGGTGGCGCTCGACCTGTATCGCTCGAAGCGCGGGAACAAGCCCGTTAAAGCTGTGATCTACACTCACAGTCACGTCGACCACTATGGTGGCGTGCGAGGAGTGACCAGCGAAGACGACGTCCAATCGGGCAAGGTCAAGGTCTACGCGCCAGAGGGCTTCCTGGAGGCTGCCGTGGCGGAAAACGTCATGGCCGGCACGGCCATGAGCCGACGTGCCAGCTACATGTATGGCAACCTCCTGAAGGCGGATCCGAAAGGACAGGTGGGCGCGGGTCTCGGCACCACGACCTCCGCAGGCACGGTGACCCTGATCGCACCGACCAACATCATCAAGGAGACTGGACAGAAGGAGAAAATCGACGGTCTAACTTATGAGTTTCTCATGGCGCCCGGTTCGGAGGCGCCCTCCGAGATGATGTGGTTCATTGAGGAAAAGAAGGCGATGGAAGCCGCCGAGGACGCGACCCATACGCTGCACAACACGTATTCGCTTCGTGGCGCCAAGATTCGTGAGCCGCTTCCCTGGTCGAAGTACCTGAACCAGGCTCTCGTCATGTGGGGTGACAAGGTTGACGTGGTCTTCGCTCAGCATCACTGGCCGACCTGGGACAATGACAAGGTGGTTGCTCTTCTGAGCAGTCAACGCGATCTCTATCGCTTCATCAACGACCAAACCCTGCGCATGGTCAACCACGGCATGACGATGCGCGAGATTGCGGACAACTTCAAGATGCCGGACAGCCTTGCCAATGTCTGGGCGAACCGCGGTTACTACGGCTCGGTCTATCACGATGTCGCAGCGACTTACGTTCTCTATCTCGGCTGGTTCGATGGTAATCCCGCCACGCTGCACGAACTGTCGCCTGTCGAATCGAGCAAGAAGTACGTCGAGTTCATGGGCGGGGCCGACGACGTTCTGAAGAACGCCAAGACGGCCTACGACAAGGGCGAGTATCGTTGGGTAGCCCAAGTGGTCCATCACGTCGTGTTTGCTGACCCCAGCAATCAGGCCGCCAAGAACCTCGAGGCCGACGCGCTTGAACAGCTCGGTTATCAGGCCGAGTCCGGGCCGTGGCGCAACTTCTATCTGACCGGCGCCCAGGAGCTGCGCAATGGGGTCGCGAAGCTGCCGACGCCCAACACCGCGAGCCCCGATACGGTGCGCGCAATGTCTGCGGACTTGTTCTTCGATTATCTCGGTGTTCGCCTGAACAGCGAAAAGGCCGGCAACGCCCGCGCGAAGCTGAACTTCGATTTCGGCCAGGACGGCAACTATTTTGTCGAGTTGGAGAACGGAGTTCTCAACCACACGGCAAACATGAAATCGAATAACGCCGATGCGACCTTGACGCTGTCGAGGGACACTCTGAACAAGATCATTCTTCAGCAAACCAAGCTCGACGACGCGATTTCGTCGGATGCGGTGAAGGTCAGCGGAGACCGGGCCAAGCTGAATGAGCTCGTATCCGCTCTCGATAATTTCGAATTCTGGTTCAACATCGTGACGCCGAACCCAATGGCCCAATCAGGTGTCACAACGGGACGAGGCGGAACGTCCCGATAG
- a CDS encoding uncharacterized protein (TIGR00369 family) (product_source=TIGR00369; cath_funfam=3.10.129.10; cog=COG2050; pfam=PF03061; superfamily=54637; tigrfam=TIGR00369) codes for MTQSTQQPVALSLELASRLPGLEIIQGLLNGQVPPPPFAGITNVKPTLVERGRVTFEGTPSPQFNNHIGIVHGGWASLLLDTTMGCAVHTTLDAGYSYSTIALNVAFIKPVRALTGAIRCEATVLHSGSRTASAEGRVFDSKGTLLAHGSATFFVFRAGTA; via the coding sequence GTGACACAGTCAACTCAACAGCCGGTGGCGTTGTCGCTCGAGCTCGCAAGCCGTCTGCCCGGACTTGAAATCATCCAAGGGCTTTTGAACGGTCAAGTGCCGCCTCCCCCATTCGCAGGAATCACAAATGTCAAGCCGACGCTGGTTGAGCGCGGTCGCGTGACGTTCGAAGGAACGCCGTCTCCCCAGTTCAACAATCATATCGGCATCGTGCACGGTGGCTGGGCTTCACTGCTGCTGGACACGACCATGGGCTGCGCGGTGCACACGACGTTGGACGCGGGCTATTCCTATTCGACGATCGCGTTGAATGTGGCGTTTATCAAACCTGTGCGCGCGCTCACTGGCGCGATCCGATGCGAGGCAACGGTATTGCACTCCGGCAGCCGCACGGCTTCCGCTGAAGGTCGCGTGTTCGACAGCAAAGGGACCTTGCTGGCGCATGGATCGGCGACATTTTTTGTATTTCGAGCAGGGACCGCGTGA
- a CDS encoding Zn-dependent protease (product_source=COG1994; cog=COG1994; transmembrane_helix_parts=Outside_1_9,TMhelix_10_32,Inside_33_52,TMhelix_53_75,Outside_76_94,TMhelix_95_117,Inside_118_136,TMhelix_137_154,Outside_155_173,TMhelix_174_196,Inside_197_228), with amino-acid sequence MLSNAIVYQVSTWLLPLLIAITFHEAAHGFVARLLGDDTATKQGRVTLNPIRHIDPFGTIVLPAVLLLSNSPFLFGYAKPVPVDFRALRHPRFDMVWVAAAGPAMNILLATLAALAFHLVGLAPAGSTQWIADNLKNALIINIVLAVFNMLPLPPLDGGRIAVGLLPDVLALPLARLEPFGLLILIGLLIILPILGRETGFDLDFISEILRVSTSFVLRLILLVTGNA; translated from the coding sequence TTGCTGTCCAACGCCATCGTTTATCAGGTCTCGACCTGGCTTCTTCCGCTTCTCATCGCGATTACATTTCACGAGGCCGCTCACGGATTTGTTGCGCGTCTCCTCGGGGACGATACCGCAACGAAACAAGGGCGCGTCACGCTCAATCCGATCAGGCATATCGATCCGTTCGGGACCATCGTGCTGCCGGCGGTGCTGTTACTGTCGAACTCGCCCTTCCTGTTTGGTTACGCCAAACCCGTGCCTGTTGATTTTCGAGCGTTGCGTCACCCGCGGTTCGATATGGTCTGGGTCGCTGCAGCAGGACCCGCCATGAACATCTTGCTGGCAACGCTCGCCGCATTGGCGTTTCACCTTGTCGGTTTGGCGCCGGCTGGTAGCACGCAATGGATCGCCGACAATCTTAAGAATGCGCTGATCATCAACATCGTTCTTGCCGTCTTCAACATGCTGCCACTGCCTCCGTTGGACGGAGGCCGCATTGCCGTTGGATTGCTGCCCGATGTGCTGGCGCTTCCATTGGCGCGGCTTGAGCCCTTTGGATTGCTGATCCTGATCGGCCTTTTGATTATTCTTCCCATCCTCGGGCGGGAAACGGGATTTGACTTGGACTTTATTTCCGAGATTCTGCGCGTCTCAACGAGCTTCGTGCTCAGATTGATCTTGTTGGTCACAGGAAACGCTTAA
- a CDS encoding hypothetical protein (product_source=Hypo-rule applied; cleavage_site_network=SignalP-TM; superfamily=56327; transmembrane_helix_parts=Outside_1_3,TMhelix_4_23,Inside_24_29,TMhelix_30_52,Outside_53_61,TMhelix_62_84,Inside_85_100), whose translation MRKIALTAAAVAALAAAVANSPAEARGGRGAAGAAIGFGLAAGALGAAAAANSGYYGPGYGYYGRGPYYGGSYAYYGGPAYYGGPRYYRHRYYRHHYHHW comes from the coding sequence ATGCGAAAGATAGCCCTAACGGCTGCAGCAGTTGCGGCACTCGCGGCCGCTGTTGCAAACTCGCCAGCGGAAGCCCGTGGTGGACGGGGCGCGGCAGGCGCGGCGATCGGTTTCGGGTTGGCGGCGGGCGCCTTGGGCGCGGCAGCGGCTGCTAACTCAGGTTACTACGGGCCGGGTTACGGCTATTACGGGCGTGGACCATACTATGGTGGGTCATACGCGTATTATGGCGGTCCTGCCTATTATGGTGGGCCAAGGTATTACCGGCATCGCTATTACCGCCACCACTATCACCACTGGTAA
- a CDS encoding DNA-binding FadR family transcriptional regulator (product_source=COG2186; cath_funfam=1.10.10.10,1.20.120.530; cog=COG2186; pfam=PF00392,PF07729; smart=SM00345,SM00895; superfamily=46785,48008): MNSKPAPMMLPKVTKVSLVDEVIRTMRQMLEKDIWTAGSKLPSELELSRQLGVGRSTIREALRVLGHLGLVESRTGLGTYVTQQTMPDSRIELPQTAESLVELFEFRKAIEIPAARLAAERRTPEQMKDIRDAWDRCEQAVQSDSATEFARLDFLFHLSIIRASQNRLFRSAYENLNEAFKGNVRLILGQGQLRSMLHFHDALIEAIASGDADDAERAVRDNFVETDVRLGLLLRK; encoded by the coding sequence ATGAACAGCAAGCCAGCGCCAATGATGCTGCCCAAAGTGACCAAGGTTTCCCTGGTGGACGAGGTGATCCGAACGATGCGCCAAATGCTGGAAAAAGACATTTGGACCGCCGGAAGCAAGTTGCCTTCAGAGCTCGAGCTGAGCCGGCAACTCGGCGTCGGCCGCTCGACGATCAGAGAAGCATTGCGGGTTCTAGGGCATTTGGGACTGGTTGAATCGAGAACCGGTCTTGGGACGTATGTCACGCAACAAACGATGCCGGATAGCCGGATCGAGTTGCCGCAAACCGCCGAATCCCTGGTCGAGCTATTCGAATTCAGGAAAGCAATCGAAATCCCTGCGGCGCGGTTGGCTGCGGAGCGCCGAACCCCCGAACAGATGAAAGACATTCGCGACGCGTGGGATCGATGCGAACAGGCTGTCCAAAGCGACAGCGCAACCGAATTTGCCCGTTTGGATTTCCTCTTTCACCTTTCGATCATCAGGGCTTCTCAGAACCGGCTTTTTAGAAGCGCCTATGAAAATCTGAATGAAGCCTTCAAAGGAAATGTGCGGCTGATCCTGGGACAAGGTCAATTGCGAAGCATGCTGCACTTCCACGACGCTCTCATCGAGGCGATCGCAAGCGGTGACGCCGACGATGCTGAACGGGCGGTCAGAGATAATTTCGTGGAGACGGATGTCAGATTGGGGCTTCTGCTGCGGAAGTAG
- a CDS encoding 4-hydroxy-tetrahydrodipicolinate synthase (product_source=KO:K01714; cath_funfam=3.20.20.70; cog=COG0329; ko=KO:K01714; pfam=PF00701; smart=SM01130; superfamily=51569), with amino-acid sequence MNKQTQFWSRVFTFLPTPTKDGGETIDERRLLEEVDFQISNGVHGVCIFGSTGGNGSFSDDEMKKTTQAVAKHAAGRISVIVGTGARTTSACISLSRHAQDVGCDGVMILPVSYWPLTESEVLTHYERVATSISLPICVYNNPWTTGVDMKPDFLARLAEFDNVNCIKESTGDLSRISAIRRLVGDDVALIAGWESTSLQAFMAGASGWAPVCTNFVPQLAMQFFEAATHKRDAVLSRDLWDQLFPLCEFICAKSHIRVAHSGLEIVGRSVGSPRAPMKGLNSDDQARLSAILTLLADSAATKPKIAAAG; translated from the coding sequence ATGAACAAACAAACGCAATTCTGGTCTCGGGTTTTCACGTTCCTGCCCACGCCAACGAAGGACGGAGGTGAAACCATCGATGAAAGGCGTTTGCTGGAGGAAGTCGACTTCCAGATTTCGAACGGTGTCCATGGCGTGTGCATCTTCGGAAGCACCGGCGGCAACGGCTCCTTCAGCGACGACGAAATGAAAAAGACGACTCAAGCTGTCGCGAAGCACGCTGCCGGCCGCATTTCGGTGATCGTCGGAACGGGGGCTCGCACGACATCCGCATGCATTTCATTATCGCGTCATGCTCAGGACGTCGGGTGTGATGGCGTGATGATCCTGCCGGTGTCCTACTGGCCTTTGACGGAAAGTGAAGTTCTCACTCACTACGAGCGCGTCGCCACTTCGATTAGCCTGCCGATCTGCGTCTACAACAATCCGTGGACCACCGGCGTCGACATGAAGCCGGATTTCCTCGCGCGCCTTGCGGAGTTTGATAACGTCAATTGCATCAAGGAAAGCACAGGCGACCTTTCTCGCATTTCGGCGATCCGGCGACTCGTCGGCGACGACGTCGCTCTCATCGCGGGATGGGAATCGACCAGCCTGCAAGCGTTCATGGCGGGCGCATCGGGCTGGGCACCCGTTTGCACCAATTTCGTTCCGCAATTGGCGATGCAGTTCTTCGAGGCCGCCACCCACAAACGCGACGCCGTCCTCAGCCGCGATTTGTGGGATCAGCTCTTTCCGCTTTGCGAATTCATCTGCGCGAAATCACACATTCGCGTCGCGCATTCCGGCCTCGAGATCGTAGGCCGTTCGGTTGGTTCGCCGCGCGCGCCAATGAAAGGGCTGAACTCAGACGACCAGGCCAGACTGTCGGCAATCCTGACATTGCTCGCTGACAGCGCCGCGACGAAGCCAAAAATCGCAGCGGCCGGCTAG
- a CDS encoding hypothetical protein (product_source=Hypo-rule applied), producing the protein MREFAFAAPEYRTTSGADLTFARVLAETGCER; encoded by the coding sequence ATGCGCGAGTTCGCGTTCGCAGCGCCCGAGTATCGGACCACTAGTGGAGCGGATTTGACGTTCGCAAGAGTGCTCGCCGAGACGGGATGCGAACGTTAG
- a CDS encoding MFS family permease (product_source=COG0477; cath_funfam=1.20.1250.20; cog=COG0477; pfam=PF07690; superfamily=103473; transmembrane_helix_parts=Inside_1_19,TMhelix_20_42,Outside_43_56,TMhelix_57_79,Inside_80_90,TMhelix_91_110,Outside_111_124,TMhelix_125_147,Inside_148_158,TMhelix_159_181,Outside_182_190,TMhelix_191_210,Inside_211_247,TMhelix_248_270,Outside_271_279,TMhelix_280_302,Inside_303_308,TMhelix_309_328,Outside_329_337,TMhelix_338_360,Inside_361_372,TMhelix_373_395,Outside_396_400,TMhelix_401_423,Inside_424_432): protein MTTIAQEAISYRRPEATKALLSSLAGTSVEWYEFFVYGIAAALVFGKLFFPAFDSLVATLLSLSTFAVAFIARPVGAALFGHYGDRIGRKASLIVTLTMMGGATFLIGLLPTYESIGIWAPLLLITLRIIQGISLGGEYSGAVLISVEHAGASKQGYFGGIVNTGSCVGLILANLVFLALSGLSESDFLSWGWRIPFILSAILVVLGMVIRTRVSESPDFAAVKETRKVQQAPVIEVFKSYKTEVILLCLAYIGAGTFFYTASVFALGYAKHLDVSRGEMLTLIMAAFLFLAFGMVAFGWLSDRISRKAIFVLGAMVMVVTPFIWFMLLDTKNMSLMMAGFLILFVPFAANYGVMPTFFAEVFPANVRYSGMAIGYTLGTILGSATAPLVGTYLLGVTGNWYAIAAFMSGASLISAVAGLFLYPAMSERRIG from the coding sequence ATGACCACTATCGCTCAAGAGGCAATAAGCTACAGACGACCAGAAGCGACCAAGGCGCTGCTATCGAGTTTGGCCGGCACGTCAGTCGAATGGTACGAGTTCTTTGTTTACGGCATCGCCGCCGCACTGGTTTTCGGAAAGCTGTTCTTCCCGGCGTTCGATAGCTTGGTCGCCACCTTGCTGTCTTTGTCGACATTCGCGGTGGCCTTTATCGCTCGCCCGGTCGGCGCAGCGTTATTTGGCCATTATGGCGATCGCATTGGACGTAAAGCATCGCTGATCGTGACGTTGACGATGATGGGAGGAGCCACTTTCCTCATTGGTCTGCTGCCGACGTATGAATCGATCGGAATTTGGGCTCCGCTTCTCTTGATCACGCTCCGCATCATCCAAGGCATATCGCTCGGGGGCGAATACTCTGGCGCGGTTCTTATCAGTGTTGAACATGCGGGCGCTTCGAAACAAGGATACTTCGGTGGAATCGTGAACACCGGGTCTTGCGTCGGGCTGATCTTGGCGAACCTCGTCTTTCTGGCGTTGAGCGGGTTGAGCGAGAGCGATTTCTTGTCGTGGGGTTGGCGAATTCCCTTCATTCTCAGCGCTATTTTGGTTGTTCTGGGAATGGTCATCCGGACTCGCGTATCCGAAAGCCCGGATTTTGCGGCGGTCAAGGAAACGCGAAAGGTTCAGCAGGCTCCGGTCATTGAAGTGTTCAAGAGCTACAAGACCGAAGTCATCCTCCTGTGTTTGGCCTATATCGGTGCAGGAACATTCTTCTACACTGCATCCGTGTTCGCACTGGGTTATGCCAAGCACCTGGATGTATCGCGAGGCGAGATGCTGACGCTGATCATGGCGGCATTTCTTTTCCTGGCTTTTGGAATGGTCGCGTTTGGATGGCTTTCCGATCGCATCAGCCGTAAGGCGATCTTTGTTTTGGGAGCCATGGTCATGGTCGTAACGCCCTTCATCTGGTTCATGCTTCTGGACACCAAAAATATGAGCTTGATGATGGCGGGATTTCTTATCCTCTTCGTCCCATTCGCCGCCAACTACGGCGTCATGCCAACCTTCTTTGCTGAGGTGTTTCCAGCAAACGTCCGATACTCCGGCATGGCGATTGGATATACATTGGGGACCATCCTCGGAAGTGCGACGGCTCCGCTGGTCGGAA